One segment of Pirellulales bacterium DNA contains the following:
- the frr gene encoding ribosome recycling factor, translating to MNADDILLDVEERMDKAIDVLKHALSGIRTGRANPGLVDSLRVEAYGSPTPLKTLASVGVPPDQPSQIVIRPFDPGTLKDIEKSIQAAGLGFNPMNDGRVLRLNVPPLSGEVRRKMVGRIKDLTEEAKVSIRNVRRDGNKYADQSEKDKKISEDDCKGLKDEIQELTKKYEARANELARSREAEVMEE from the coding sequence ATGAACGCCGACGATATTCTGCTGGACGTGGAAGAGCGGATGGACAAGGCCATCGACGTCTTGAAGCACGCCCTGTCGGGCATCCGCACGGGCCGCGCCAACCCGGGCCTGGTCGACTCCTTGCGAGTCGAGGCGTACGGATCGCCCACGCCGCTGAAGACTTTGGCCAGCGTCGGCGTGCCGCCGGACCAGCCTTCGCAGATCGTGATTCGCCCGTTCGATCCGGGCACGCTCAAAGATATCGAGAAATCGATCCAGGCCGCCGGCCTGGGCTTCAACCCTATGAACGACGGCCGCGTGCTGCGACTGAACGTGCCGCCGCTATCGGGCGAGGTGCGGCGCAAGATGGTCGGCCGCATCAAGGATTTGACCGAAGAAGCCAAAGTCTCGATTCGCAACGTGCGCCGCGACGGCAACAAGTACGCCGATCAATCGGAGAAAGACAAAAAGATCTCCGAGGACGACTGCAAGGGGCTCAAGGACGAGATCCAAGAGTTGACCAAGAAGTATGAAGCCCGCGCCAACGAATTGGCCAGGTCGCGCGAGGCCGAGGTGATGGAGGAGTGA
- a CDS encoding glycerophosphodiester phosphodiesterase family protein, with protein sequence MTTLTPVAALLRKNRVLVVAHRGASRVAPENTLLAFEAALQVGVDLVEFDYLHSADGVPVAFHDEELDRLTDAHAVFGEAKIRLATKTLAELKRLDAGGWFGPQFVGTRIPTLAEALDTILTGAMPLVERKAGDAATFVELIRQKNCLGRLAVIAFDWDFLADCRRLAPDLTLGAIGQHDLTAAQLDEIQSFGAAFVGWNNDHLTKPYIDAIHERGLKASVWTVDDAERARQLIDFGIDAITSNVPEKIKAVVAAHPRAR encoded by the coding sequence ATGACCACGCTCACCCCCGTCGCCGCCCTGTTGCGGAAGAATCGCGTGCTGGTGGTCGCGCATCGCGGGGCAAGCCGCGTGGCGCCCGAAAATACGCTGCTGGCGTTCGAAGCGGCTTTGCAAGTGGGCGTCGATCTGGTCGAGTTCGACTATTTGCACTCGGCCGACGGCGTGCCGGTCGCCTTTCACGACGAAGAACTCGATCGCCTGACCGATGCTCATGCTGTGTTCGGTGAGGCGAAGATACGGCTAGCAACGAAGACACTGGCCGAATTGAAACGGCTCGATGCCGGGGGCTGGTTTGGTCCGCAATTTGTCGGCACGCGGATTCCCACGCTGGCCGAAGCGCTCGACACAATTCTGACCGGCGCAATGCCGCTGGTCGAGCGCAAGGCGGGGGACGCCGCGACATTTGTGGAACTGATCCGGCAAAAGAATTGCCTGGGACGGCTAGCGGTGATCGCATTCGATTGGGACTTTCTGGCCGATTGCCGGCGTCTGGCGCCGGATCTGACGCTGGGGGCGATCGGCCAGCACGATCTTACGGCGGCGCAGCTCGACGAGATTCAATCATTCGGCGCGGCATTCGTCGGCTGGAACAACGACCATCTAACCAAGCCGTATATCGACGCCATCCACGAGCGGGGACTGAAAGCCTCGGTGTGGACCGTCGACGATGCTGAGCGGGCGCGGCAATTGATCGATTTCGGCATCGACGCGATCACTAGCAACGTACCGGAGAAGATCAAAGCAGTCGTGGCCGCGCATCCGCGGGCACGCTAG